A single region of the Enterococcus mundtii genome encodes:
- the sstT gene encoding serine/threonine transporter SstT, with product MLEKFLDMSLVQRIGCGILIGIILGIFLPTWGFIALLGTLFVSCLKAIAPLLVFFLTAASIAKHKMGNETFVKPILGLYLGGTFFAAFVAVITSSIFTVPITLQETASEQAPQNIGTVLSTMLTNVTQNPIQAIIDSNYLGVLFWAILLGLALRARTEATKEVIDQISVALSQVVQLIISFAPIGILGLVYESIATTGLSGLTEYLQLVLVLVGTMLFVALIIYPLLTFLFIKENPYPLIFFCLKESAISAFFTRSSAANIPINMMLAEKLKLTKESYAISIPLGATINMGGAAVTITVMTLTTVQALGIEASFALKLILSILAALAACGASGVAGGSLLLIPLACSLFGISNDIAMQVVGIGFIIGVIQDSVETALNSSSDLLFTAIGELGARKRNGEDVSIKSRLSELQ from the coding sequence TTGTTAGAGAAATTCTTGGACATGTCGTTAGTTCAACGTATTGGTTGCGGTATTTTAATTGGTATAATATTAGGTATTTTTTTACCGACCTGGGGATTTATTGCTTTATTAGGAACGTTGTTCGTTAGTTGTTTAAAAGCGATTGCGCCGCTGTTAGTGTTTTTCTTGACTGCAGCTTCAATTGCAAAACATAAAATGGGGAATGAGACATTTGTAAAACCGATTTTAGGATTGTATTTAGGGGGGACTTTTTTCGCGGCTTTTGTGGCGGTGATCACTAGTTCGATTTTTACGGTACCGATCACTCTGCAGGAAACTGCTTCGGAACAAGCGCCTCAAAATATTGGGACTGTTTTATCAACGATGCTGACCAATGTCACGCAAAATCCGATTCAAGCAATTATTGACTCTAATTATTTAGGTGTGCTATTTTGGGCGATATTATTAGGATTGGCATTGCGGGCACGTACGGAAGCAACGAAAGAAGTTATCGATCAGATTTCGGTCGCATTGTCACAGGTGGTTCAATTGATTATTTCTTTCGCTCCGATCGGTATTTTGGGGTTAGTTTATGAATCAATTGCAACAACAGGTCTTTCTGGACTGACCGAGTATCTCCAATTAGTTCTTGTGTTAGTAGGTACGATGCTCTTTGTTGCTTTGATCATCTATCCATTACTTACTTTTTTGTTTATCAAAGAAAATCCCTATCCATTAATTTTCTTTTGTTTAAAAGAAAGTGCAATTTCTGCTTTCTTTACGCGTAGTTCTGCGGCGAACATTCCGATCAATATGATGTTGGCAGAAAAACTGAAATTAACAAAAGAATCTTATGCTATTTCGATTCCATTAGGAGCAACGATCAATATGGGGGGAGCAGCAGTGACGATTACAGTGATGACGTTAACGACTGTTCAAGCACTAGGTATCGAAGCTTCTTTCGCCTTAAAATTGATTTTAAGCATCTTGGCGGCTTTAGCTGCTTGTGGTGCATCTGGAGTAGCTGGGGGTTCATTACTATTGATTCCTTTGGCTTGTAGCTTATTTGGTATCTCAAATGATATTGCGATGCAAGTGGTAGGAATCGGGTTTATTATTGGGGTCATCCAAGACTCAGTTGAGACAGCTTTAAATTCTTCCAGTGACTTACTATTCACCGCAATTGGTGAATTGGGTGCTAGAAAAAGAAATGGCGAGGATGTTTCGATCAAAAGTCGTTTGAGTGAATTGCAATAG
- a CDS encoding BglG family transcription antiterminator: MKVMHYQENKMRRITILNRLLNFEHLSYQQLSDEYFVSRSSIANDLSYVKDIFTKEGLNLTFDRSGTFFEGNEIQIQRVLKRTILNHFNELEVVAELIDQQLLRRIEQAFRQGINEKQMEIPESYFKSIVISILLIIQRSKMGEKIDLIGKNQYGKYFLEFNKYPLVYELLKKLEDQKIYQFTQEEVQYLTYIIVGSGLKFFMKSENIPFAFRGKIRQLIQKVSEGIQIDLTQDNRLEEDLLVHLYQLLLRIEAQTTIVNPLIDGIKQNYPSIYGVVWFALKDFRWPSEVNLSEDEVGFVTIHFQAAIERIKRLNKLLFVCPNGIGTSSFVSAKIRRILPDIDSIETASIDKLTYMDLSEIDFIISTVDIPKQSKPVVRISPMVTSRDMKRIMNHYIDLVIDHEHMKERRILPEKTKQLLASNIYFGHYGSKEEAIHFLMEQQNFKNDYKKQQYTQSVFDREAIQSTYLDNGFVIPHGNPLFVEETAIAILVADKPVNWGNQKADIIVLLMIREEDVKEVEAVMKLIMQGIGDKNWFISKMLEVKE; this comes from the coding sequence ATGAAAGTTATGCACTATCAGGAAAATAAAATGCGCAGAATAACCATTCTCAATCGACTGTTGAATTTTGAACACTTAAGTTACCAACAGCTTTCTGATGAATACTTTGTCTCACGAAGTAGTATTGCCAATGATCTTTCTTATGTGAAAGATATTTTTACCAAAGAAGGATTGAATTTGACATTTGATCGTTCGGGAACATTTTTTGAAGGAAATGAAATTCAAATCCAACGTGTGTTGAAGCGGACCATCCTTAATCATTTCAATGAACTAGAAGTGGTAGCAGAACTAATAGATCAGCAGCTTTTAAGAAGAATCGAGCAAGCTTTTCGTCAAGGAATCAACGAAAAACAAATGGAGATTCCAGAAAGTTATTTCAAAAGCATTGTGATTTCAATTTTATTGATTATCCAACGCTCAAAAATGGGTGAAAAAATAGATTTGATCGGTAAGAATCAGTATGGAAAATATTTCTTGGAGTTCAATAAGTACCCGCTGGTGTATGAACTATTAAAAAAATTAGAGGACCAGAAAATTTATCAGTTCACACAAGAAGAGGTCCAATATTTAACTTACATTATCGTAGGAAGTGGCTTGAAATTCTTTATGAAAAGTGAAAATATTCCTTTTGCTTTTCGCGGGAAAATTCGACAATTGATCCAAAAGGTTAGCGAAGGTATCCAGATTGATTTAACACAAGATAACCGTCTAGAAGAAGATCTTCTAGTACATCTGTATCAATTACTTTTACGAATTGAAGCGCAAACAACGATCGTCAATCCATTGATTGATGGAATCAAACAAAATTATCCGTCCATTTATGGGGTTGTATGGTTTGCATTAAAAGATTTTCGTTGGCCAAGTGAAGTGAATCTATCTGAGGATGAAGTTGGGTTTGTCACCATTCATTTTCAAGCTGCTATCGAGAGGATCAAACGATTAAACAAATTATTATTTGTCTGCCCGAATGGCATTGGAACAAGTTCATTTGTTTCAGCCAAAATACGAAGAATCTTACCTGATATTGACAGCATTGAAACTGCCTCTATTGATAAGTTGACTTACATGGATCTATCAGAAATTGATTTTATTATTTCTACAGTCGATATACCCAAGCAATCAAAGCCTGTCGTCAGAATTTCACCCATGGTGACTAGTCGCGATATGAAACGAATCATGAATCATTATATCGATTTAGTGATTGATCATGAGCATATGAAAGAAAGGCGGATCTTACCTGAAAAAACAAAACAATTGCTTGCGTCCAATATTTATTTTGGTCATTATGGGTCAAAAGAAGAAGCAATCCATTTTCTGATGGAGCAGCAAAACTTTAAAAATGACTATAAGAAACAACAATACACCCAGTCGGTTTTTGACCGAGAAGCAATCCAATCTACTTATCTCGATAATGGTTTTGTGATTCCTCATGGTAATCCGCTATTCGTAGAAGAGACTGCTATTGCGATATTAGTAGCGGATAAACCAGTTAATTGGGGAAATCAAAAAGCAGATATCATCGTATTATTGATGATCCGAGAAGAAGATGTGAAAGAAGTTGAAGCAGTGATGAAACTGATCATGCAAGGGATAGGTGATAAAAACTGGTTCATCTCAAAAATGTTGGAGGTAAAAGAATGA
- a CDS encoding PTS sugar transporter subunit IIA encodes MSRIDPLLAKEQIQVIDTVENWETAVEIASEPLLKSKMITHTYMDNMIKSVEEHGPYMVLTDYFALMHAKPGVGVNEQSMSLLVVKNAVDMKDEAVKIFLILAAKDSESHLDKLQEIMSIFMDEVKYQTILSGNKEKIIQLLT; translated from the coding sequence ATGAGTAGAATTGATCCATTATTGGCAAAAGAGCAGATCCAAGTAATCGATACAGTGGAAAATTGGGAGACTGCCGTTGAGATTGCAAGTGAGCCTTTGTTAAAAAGCAAAATGATAACGCATACTTATATGGATAATATGATCAAAAGTGTAGAAGAGCATGGTCCATATATGGTTTTAACCGATTATTTTGCCCTCATGCACGCCAAACCAGGCGTAGGAGTGAATGAACAAAGCATGAGTCTTTTAGTCGTAAAAAATGCAGTAGATATGAAAGACGAAGCGGTGAAAATATTTTTGATCTTAGCTGCGAAAGATAGTGAGAGCCATCTGGATAAATTGCAAGAAATCATGTCCATATTTATGGATGAAGTGAAGTATCAAACTATTTTATCGGGAAATAAGGAAAAAATAATCCAATTACTAACCTAA
- a CDS encoding PTS sugar transporter subunit IIB has product MKILAVCGFGVGSSMVLKMSIDKVIKELGLKATVENTDLSSAKATQADVYFTSNELLPELKASVKAPVYPIKKYMDTNEVKAQLEQYLANKEG; this is encoded by the coding sequence ATGAAAATTTTAGCAGTATGTGGATTTGGTGTTGGAAGTTCAATGGTTTTAAAAATGTCGATTGATAAGGTGATCAAAGAACTAGGGCTCAAAGCTACAGTAGAGAATACTGATTTATCCTCAGCAAAAGCGACTCAAGCAGATGTTTATTTTACTAGTAATGAATTACTACCAGAACTGAAAGCTTCGGTCAAAGCGCCTGTTTATCCAATCAAAAAATATATGGATACAAATGAAGTAAAGGCACAATTAGAACAATATTTAGCAAATAAGGAGGGCTAG
- a CDS encoding PTS ascorbate transporter subunit IIC, whose amino-acid sequence MNFISNHILKNPPVLLALIAMIGLIIQRKSFSEIIKGSLTAAFGMVALTAGVNMLVGTIAPINTAVQTQLGVQVTEGLSDVTFTAEYGGTVGLAMFLGLIIHLLIARFTPVKTIFLTGHMLWWFPFVFVAAGVEAGLTGTLLIGISALLSACYWSFMPWIMRKYVWDATGDDSFLIGHPTGILSLISGFVAKRVGNKEKSTEEINVPENLSFFREISITGALVMFLMNVVVGIIAPVLIPEGGNLVMFAIEAGLNFGAGLLIMLYGVRLLINQIIPAFQGIAEKVVPGAKPAFDVPILFNYRPNAVIIGFIVAMITSTILVVLANSFQLFGVLIVPLVITSFFECGGAAVIGEGQGGFRGAVLGTIAASVTMVALVGFSAMIFSTTIQSWILIFGGNDLSLWGMIGRGISSLFGGF is encoded by the coding sequence ATGAATTTTATTAGCAATCATATTTTGAAAAATCCACCTGTTCTTTTAGCCCTGATCGCGATGATCGGTTTGATCATCCAACGAAAGTCATTTTCAGAAATCATTAAAGGTTCCTTGACCGCAGCCTTTGGGATGGTGGCTTTAACGGCTGGTGTAAATATGTTGGTAGGGACGATAGCTCCTATAAATACGGCGGTCCAGACACAATTAGGTGTGCAAGTTACTGAAGGGTTATCTGATGTGACTTTTACAGCAGAATACGGTGGTACAGTCGGTTTAGCCATGTTCTTAGGATTGATCATCCATTTGTTGATTGCTCGTTTTACACCAGTCAAAACGATTTTTCTGACTGGACATATGCTGTGGTGGTTCCCATTTGTATTTGTAGCTGCCGGAGTAGAGGCTGGTCTAACTGGTACTTTACTGATTGGGATTAGTGCATTATTGTCTGCTTGCTATTGGTCATTCATGCCATGGATCATGCGCAAATATGTTTGGGATGCTACCGGTGATGATTCTTTCTTGATCGGTCATCCGACAGGGATCTTATCATTGATTTCAGGATTTGTGGCAAAGCGTGTGGGAAATAAAGAAAAATCGACAGAAGAGATCAATGTTCCAGAGAACCTTTCATTTTTTCGTGAAATTTCGATCACGGGAGCATTGGTCATGTTTCTTATGAATGTGGTAGTGGGGATCATCGCACCAGTTTTGATTCCAGAAGGTGGGAATCTTGTTATGTTTGCCATTGAAGCTGGGTTGAATTTCGGTGCTGGATTATTGATCATGTTGTATGGTGTTCGTTTATTGATTAATCAAATTATTCCAGCTTTCCAAGGGATTGCTGAAAAAGTGGTACCAGGTGCGAAACCTGCTTTTGATGTCCCGATCCTATTCAACTATCGTCCGAATGCGGTCATTATTGGTTTTATCGTTGCGATGATCACTTCAACGATTTTAGTTGTCTTAGCAAATTCATTCCAGTTATTTGGTGTACTGATCGTACCATTGGTCATTACAAGTTTCTTTGAATGTGGTGGAGCCGCAGTCATTGGTGAAGGCCAAGGCGGTTTTCGTGGGGCAGTTCTCGGAACGATTGCAGCATCTGTCACAATGGTTGCTTTAGTTGGTTTTTCTGCCATGATTTTCAGTACAACGATCCAAAGTTGGATCTTGATTTTTGGCGGAAACGATTTGTCATTGTGGGGAATGATTGGACGAGGAATCAGCAGTTTATTTGGAGGGTTTTAA
- a CDS encoding sugar isomerase domain-containing protein, translating to MFRYMDKIRELLTIVEEKERQSIGEAIELLTQSNLQKHSIYIFGASHAGILAEEMYYRAGGMMTINAIFGREVMLDRNPVTFTSQMERLEGYGMALAGTIPFKENDVLILHSVSGRNPIIIDLAKVAKEKGVKIIALTNVSYSKSVTSRHSSGERLFEIANIVIDNHGDIGDACCELTGLSQKVGPSSTVIGGTILNTIIVEVCEQLISEGVKHPPIFYSANIDGGDQLNAELFETYKEVIHYPFT from the coding sequence ATGTTTCGTTACATGGATAAAATCAGAGAACTATTAACAATTGTCGAAGAAAAAGAAAGGCAATCAATTGGAGAAGCGATTGAATTATTGACTCAATCAAATTTACAAAAACATTCTATTTATATTTTTGGTGCCAGCCACGCGGGTATTTTAGCAGAGGAAATGTATTACCGTGCTGGAGGAATGATGACGATCAATGCAATATTTGGACGAGAAGTGATGTTGGATCGAAATCCAGTAACCTTTACGAGTCAAATGGAGCGATTAGAAGGCTATGGAATGGCCCTAGCCGGAACGATTCCTTTTAAAGAAAATGATGTATTAATTCTTCATTCAGTATCTGGCAGAAACCCGATCATTATTGATTTAGCTAAAGTGGCAAAAGAAAAAGGAGTAAAAATCATCGCACTAACAAATGTATCCTACTCGAAATCTGTAACTAGTCGCCATTCATCAGGGGAACGATTATTTGAAATTGCGAATATCGTGATCGATAACCACGGCGATATCGGAGATGCGTGTTGTGAACTAACAGGGCTATCACAAAAGGTCGGGCCTTCTTCTACGGTGATTGGAGGGACCATTCTCAATACGATCATCGTAGAAGTTTGTGAACAGTTGATTTCTGAGGGAGTGAAACACCCACCGATTTTTTATTCTGCCAATATAGACGGTGGCGATCAATTGAATGCTGAATTATTTGAAACGTACAAAGAGGTCATTCATTATCCATTCACTTAA
- a CDS encoding DUF998 domain-containing protein, whose translation MVFLRRYGLYFLFLGVLSDFSTPYILGLFYPGLDQLRLPISVFGDVTSPVRTFFLVCSVFSGIFFSLSLPALYSSFEKVSTHLAKWLVVSLGFYAIGDCLFTGLFSLNTQATSWDFSTWVHNVGSSLGYSGFLLFPVFALLLYRKEANQPISRVYIVLISLSLLSAMIYGLARIPVLNHLPLLDKLGFCQRLSYFFNYLTIISVGTNQLKRVTK comes from the coding sequence ATGGTTTTTTTACGACGTTATGGGCTTTATTTTTTATTTCTAGGAGTGTTGAGTGATTTTTCAACACCTTATATTTTGGGCTTGTTCTATCCAGGTTTAGATCAATTAAGGCTGCCAATCAGTGTATTCGGTGACGTCACAAGTCCAGTGAGAACATTCTTTCTTGTTTGTTCTGTTTTTTCAGGCATCTTTTTTAGCTTATCCTTACCTGCGCTGTATTCTTCGTTTGAAAAAGTATCTACTCATTTAGCGAAATGGTTGGTTGTTTCACTAGGTTTCTATGCGATAGGCGATTGCCTTTTTACAGGATTGTTTAGTCTTAACACCCAAGCTACTTCGTGGGATTTCTCAACGTGGGTACATAATGTTGGTTCTAGTTTAGGTTATAGTGGCTTTCTTTTATTTCCGGTTTTTGCTTTATTGCTCTATCGAAAAGAAGCGAATCAACCAATCAGTCGAGTGTATATCGTTTTAATCAGCTTGAGTCTGCTGAGTGCGATGATTTACGGACTGGCAAGGATCCCAGTGCTGAATCACCTTCCACTATTAGATAAACTAGGTTTTTGTCAAAGATTGAGTTACTTCTTCAATTATTTAACGATCATATCAGTAGGTACCAACCAACTAAAACGAGTGACAAAATAG
- a CDS encoding BglG family transcription antiterminator → MKTRTIELLQRFRAYHYPIKAEQLALEYQVSQRTIRQDVLDVNSWLRANQLAEIQTVRKQGFLLRLSDEEEKRLTEALVTYQEELLNRDERTFDLVLSIAYEQQPVYLNRKEEAFMISKSTMDEDMRRLRADLIKYGIEIVSFGRQGLVYKGAERSIRTMIYDLINKNLGRIDFSARNGTKITAAQRIFQQYFSPSEIVKLEAIYTDTMIRQEDDIYKNQLLLFTMIWVQRVRKHELISAINWKNNNEKKDCFTDFIEKVIVEFRLTDVPPVERNYLRFTIETFSSKDISNSLEWVQAQLLTIQLIQFVEEQTRIPFHLKEEILCENLYKHMTALIIRIKHRIQVTNPLKENIRANYRPIYEAVELFVPTIEEVIGGEIIEDELAFLVIHFSTIASTIKQNVMYMYKSVVVCHHGLATGNLLAENLKEKFPQIEVVVVLSSKEAELVDKLDVDLIFSTFQLSDQNKPLLVLEPILTDANRPIIADFLNAHQKVQRLIPTESGQTELFTDVLRIVEESGGKIDRPIYTKLETLFEQNHLEINKREIQPMLKDILTDNHILIQEHVDNWQEAIERVAKPLLKENIVESSYVDAMVRAVEEYGAYIVIGKNLALAHARPEDGVNKLGVSVATIRQPVDFGNEEMDPVKIIFCLAAVDSYSHLTIMKELIELINDETKLTRLIESSNVDLFKKRLFK, encoded by the coding sequence ATGAAAACGAGAACGATTGAGTTACTTCAAAGATTTAGAGCATATCATTATCCAATCAAAGCGGAACAATTAGCGTTAGAGTATCAAGTCAGTCAACGAACGATTCGTCAAGATGTGCTGGATGTCAACAGTTGGTTGCGAGCCAATCAATTAGCAGAGATCCAAACGGTTCGTAAGCAAGGGTTTCTGTTGCGTTTAAGCGATGAGGAAGAAAAAAGACTGACAGAAGCATTGGTGACTTATCAAGAGGAGTTGTTGAATCGTGACGAGAGGACCTTTGATTTAGTGTTATCAATTGCTTATGAGCAACAGCCAGTTTATTTGAATCGTAAGGAAGAAGCATTCATGATCTCGAAAAGTACGATGGACGAAGATATGCGTCGTTTGCGAGCGGATTTGATCAAATACGGTATCGAAATCGTGAGTTTTGGCAGACAGGGATTGGTCTATAAAGGAGCGGAGCGCTCCATCCGCACGATGATTTATGACTTGATTAATAAAAATCTAGGGAGAATTGATTTTTCAGCAAGAAACGGTACGAAAATCACTGCGGCTCAAAGAATTTTCCAACAGTATTTTTCACCTTCGGAGATTGTAAAGCTCGAAGCCATCTATACAGATACTATGATCAGACAAGAAGATGATATCTACAAAAATCAACTGTTGCTGTTTACAATGATCTGGGTCCAGCGAGTCAGAAAGCATGAACTTATTTCAGCAATCAATTGGAAAAATAATAACGAAAAAAAAGACTGTTTCACTGATTTTATTGAAAAAGTCATCGTTGAGTTTCGCTTGACAGACGTTCCACCGGTTGAAAGAAACTACCTTCGTTTTACGATTGAGACATTCAGTTCAAAAGATATCAGTAATTCGTTGGAATGGGTCCAAGCCCAACTGTTGACGATCCAACTGATCCAGTTCGTCGAGGAACAGACCCGTATCCCATTTCACTTAAAAGAAGAAATCCTGTGTGAAAATCTTTATAAACATATGACGGCTTTGATCATTCGCATCAAACATCGAATCCAAGTCACGAATCCTTTGAAAGAAAATATTCGGGCCAATTACCGCCCCATCTATGAAGCAGTTGAATTATTTGTCCCAACGATCGAGGAAGTCATTGGTGGAGAGATAATCGAAGATGAACTTGCTTTTCTAGTGATCCATTTTTCGACGATTGCTAGCACGATCAAACAGAATGTCATGTACATGTATAAATCAGTGGTGGTTTGTCACCATGGACTGGCAACAGGCAATCTATTAGCAGAAAATTTAAAAGAGAAGTTCCCACAAATTGAAGTTGTCGTGGTATTGAGTTCTAAAGAAGCGGAGTTGGTGGATAAGTTAGATGTCGACTTGATTTTCAGTACGTTCCAATTATCAGATCAGAACAAACCACTGCTTGTGTTGGAGCCTATTTTAACCGATGCGAATCGTCCGATCATTGCAGATTTTTTAAATGCTCACCAAAAGGTCCAACGACTGATTCCGACAGAGAGTGGGCAAACAGAATTGTTTACCGACGTCTTGCGGATCGTGGAAGAAAGTGGAGGCAAGATTGATCGGCCAATCTACACCAAATTAGAAACATTATTTGAGCAAAATCATTTAGAAATCAATAAAAGGGAGATCCAACCAATGCTAAAAGACATTTTGACAGATAATCATATATTGATCCAAGAACACGTAGACAATTGGCAAGAAGCGATTGAACGAGTGGCTAAACCATTGTTGAAAGAAAATATCGTTGAGTCAAGTTATGTTGATGCGATGGTCCGTGCAGTAGAAGAGTATGGCGCCTATATCGTTATTGGCAAGAATCTGGCATTAGCCCATGCCAGACCAGAAGATGGCGTCAATAAGTTAGGCGTGAGTGTCGCGACAATTCGTCAGCCAGTTGATTTTGGCAATGAAGAGATGGACCCAGTAAAAATCATTTTCTGCTTAGCAGCAGTAGATTCATATTCCCATTTAACCATCATGAAGGAGTTGATCGAGTTGATCAATGACGAAACGAAATTGACTCGTTTGATCGAAAGTTCAAATGTAGATTTATTTAAAAAACGACTATTTAAGTAG
- a CDS encoding PTS sugar transporter subunit IIB: protein MNKLNILFVCGAGLGSSFAAQMSAEDVLNKLGVTAKLDHCDISSAVSMKPDVIITAENFRSQFEKFTIDPTTAMIYLKNIVSKVEIEEKLTPVLQSKGAI from the coding sequence ATGAACAAATTGAATATTTTATTTGTATGTGGCGCAGGACTAGGAAGTAGTTTTGCCGCTCAAATGTCAGCCGAGGATGTATTGAATAAATTAGGCGTAACAGCTAAGCTGGATCACTGCGATATCTCTTCGGCCGTTTCGATGAAGCCAGATGTGATCATTACCGCAGAGAATTTTCGTTCACAATTTGAAAAATTTACCATTGATCCGACAACAGCCATGATTTACTTGAAAAATATCGTCTCAAAAGTTGAGATCGAAGAGAAGTTAACACCAGTTTTACAAAGTAAGGGAGCTATCTAA
- a CDS encoding PTS sugar transporter subunit IIC: protein MGVINFIIENILTQASITIALIAMLGLILQKKSTGQIISGTLKTLLGFQVLSAGSSIIVGSLTYFGQIFTEGFQMEGIIPSIEAINGQAMNELGLGRDIALTFLAIFIFNILLARFTKWKYIFLTGQAILWMATMTTVFGYFAGLRGFVLILVGGFIGAVFAIAMPAMAQPIIRKVTGSNDIALGHFCTIGYLFEAGVAKIFGERGENKKSIEDIKLPAHFEFLQDTYLSVMVVMVPLYIVTVLFAGETFAAELSGGQNYIMFAFLQAIQFVVGVYVLLSGVRLLLGEIVPAFRGIAMKLVPDAIPALDCPVFFPYSPNAVILGFITTTIGTVIAMFTLPMFGLAMILPGMLTNFFAGGTAGIFGNAVGGRRGAIIGGIAHGFFITLLPALLVTIFNSMGFVSATATDVDTVVVALLYAWILSPILKAF from the coding sequence ATGGGCGTTATCAATTTTATTATCGAAAATATTTTGACTCAAGCATCGATCACGATTGCCTTGATTGCGATGCTAGGGCTGATCCTGCAAAAGAAATCAACGGGTCAAATTATTTCGGGTACATTGAAAACATTGCTAGGCTTTCAAGTTTTAAGTGCGGGTTCGAGTATCATCGTCGGTAGTTTGACGTATTTTGGGCAAATTTTTACCGAAGGGTTCCAAATGGAAGGGATCATCCCGTCAATTGAAGCAATCAATGGTCAAGCAATGAATGAACTTGGTCTAGGTAGAGATATCGCGTTAACCTTTTTAGCTATTTTTATCTTTAATATCTTACTTGCCCGTTTTACGAAGTGGAAATATATCTTCTTGACTGGTCAAGCAATCTTATGGATGGCGACGATGACCACTGTATTTGGGTACTTCGCTGGGTTACGTGGGTTTGTCTTGATTTTAGTTGGTGGTTTCATTGGGGCAGTGTTTGCTATTGCGATGCCAGCGATGGCGCAACCAATCATCCGTAAGGTCACCGGTTCAAACGATATTGCTTTAGGGCATTTTTGTACGATCGGCTATTTATTTGAGGCTGGGGTAGCAAAAATCTTTGGTGAAAGAGGCGAGAACAAGAAATCGATTGAAGACATTAAATTGCCTGCTCACTTTGAATTTTTACAAGATACGTATTTATCAGTCATGGTGGTGATGGTGCCACTTTATATCGTGACTGTGTTGTTTGCAGGAGAGACGTTTGCGGCTGAGCTATCAGGAGGTCAAAACTATATCATGTTTGCCTTTTTACAAGCCATCCAGTTTGTTGTTGGTGTATACGTATTACTTTCAGGGGTACGTTTATTACTAGGCGAAATCGTTCCAGCGTTTCGTGGGATTGCGATGAAACTAGTTCCTGATGCGATTCCAGCGTTAGATTGTCCGGTGTTCTTCCCTTATAGTCCGAATGCAGTGATTTTAGGGTTTATCACAACAACGATCGGTACGGTCATTGCGATGTTTACGTTGCCGATGTTTGGATTAGCGATGATTCTGCCAGGGATGTTGACGAATTTCTTTGCTGGGGGGACAGCGGGTATTTTTGGTAATGCAGTTGGGGGACGACGAGGAGCAATCATTGGTGGAATCGCTCATGGCTTCTTTATTACCTTGTTGCCAGCATTATTAGTAACGATTTTCAATTCAATGGGATTTGTTAGTGCGACAGCGACAGATGTCGATACAGTAGTGGTAGCGCTACTGTACGCTTGGATCTTAAGTCCGATTTTAAAAGCATTCTAA